Genomic DNA from Sphingobium sp. V4:
CATGAACATCCACGCCTCGCTGCTGCCGCGCTGGCGCGGAGCGGCGCCGATCCAGCGGGCGATCCTGTCGGGCGACAATGTCACCGGCGTCACCATCATGGACATGGAGGCAGGGCTGGACACAGGACCGATGCGGGCCAAGCATGTCACCCCGATCGAGGACAAGACTGCGGGCACCCTGACCGCCGAACTGGCTCTTGCCGGGGCGGAACTGATGGTCGAGGTGCTCGACGACATCGCGCTCCACCCGCCGATGGCCCAGCCGGAGGAGGGCGTCACCTATGCCTCCAAGATCGACAAGGCGGAATCGCGGATCGACTTCGCGCGCGGCGCGCATCAGGTCGAACGACAGGTCCGGGCCTTCAACCCCTTCCCCGGCGCCTTCTTCGAATATCGTGGCGAGCGCTTCCGCATCCTTGCGGCCCATGTCGAGCATCATGCCGGGACGCCGGGCGAGATGCTGGACGACAGCCTGCTGATCGGTTGCGGCCATGACGCGATCCGCCCGACCCTGATCCAGCGCGCGGGCAAGGGCGCGATGACGCCGGGCGAATTGCTGCGCGGATATGAGATGCCGGCGGGCAGCCGGATCGACGCCTGAAACCATGACCCGCTTCGCCTTCACCGTCGAGTTTGACGGCCGCCCCTTCATGGGCTGGCAACGCCAGGCCCATGGGCCCAGCGTGCAGCAGGCCATCGAAGATGCGATCCTCGCCGTCACCGGCGAGCGCGCGGTGATCCATGCCGCCGGGCGGACCGATGCGGGCGTCCATGGCCTGGCGATGCGCGCCCATGCGGAGATCGCGAAGGAGATCGCCCCCTTCCGCATCATGGAGGCGATCAATGCGCGGCTGCGGCCGGCCCCGGTGGCGATCCTGGCGTGCGACGCCGTGCCCGACGACTGGCACGCCCGTTTTTCCTGCATCGGCCGGTCCTATGTCTATCGCATCGCCAACCGGCGGGCGCCGCTGACCTTCGAGCAGGGGCTGGCGTGGCGGGTGATCCAGCCGCTCGATGCGGATGCAATGCACGAGGCCGCGCAGATATTGGTCGGGCGGCATGACTTCACCACCTTCCGGTCGGCCCATTGCCAGGCGGAAAGCCCGGTCAAGTCGCTCGACCGGCTGGACGTGGCGCGCGACGGCGACCGCATCGCCATCCATGCGGCGGCCCGATCCTTCCTTCACCATCAGGTGCGGTCGATGGTCGGGTGCCTGACGATGGTCGGGATGAGGCGGTGGAGCGCGGACGACCTGCGCGCGGCGCTGGAGGCGAAGGATCGCGCGGCGCTGGGCCTGAACGCGCCGCCCGATGGCCTCTATTTCGTCCGCGCCGCCTATCCGGGCGAGGCGGTCCTATGAAGGCGCGCGTTGGCGCGCGCATCGACATTTTTCACAGGCTGGCCCTGAAGGGCGTGAAATTGGTGCCGGCATCGTAGACGTCCAGCCCTTCGCGCCGCTTGACGAAGCCCACCACGGCGTAGGTGACGGGGGTCAGGATCGCTTCCCAGCCGACCTTCATCGCCCAGTTGGTGACCATCACCGTCAACACCTGCGCGTCGCTCCAGTCGCCATAGAAGGCCAGCGGGTAGAAGATCAGGCTGTCCACCCCTTGCCCCACCACCGTCGATCCGATCGTGCGCGTCCACAGATGCCGCCCCTGGGTCAGCAGCTTCATCTTGGCGAGGACGAAGCTGTTGGCGAACTCGCCCGCCCAGAAGGCGCAGAGCGAGGCGAAGACGATGCGCCAGGTGCTGCCGAACACCGCTTCATAGGCCTTCTGGTCGGGCCAGCCCTCGGCAGGCGGCAGGGCGACCACCACCCAGCTCATCAGCGCCATGAACAGCATCGCGGCGAAACCCGCCCAGACGCAGCGGCGCGCGCGAGCATAGCCATAGACTTCGGTCAGCACGTCACCCAGCACATAGCCGAGCGGGAAGAAGAGGATGCCAGCGCCGAAGGTGAAGCCGCCCAGCGTCGATAGCTTGGCCGCGCCGATCAGGTTCGACAGCAGCAATATGGCGACGAATGCCGCCATGAAGAAATCGAAATAGCGCAGCGGGCGCGTACCCAACGCCCCGGCATCGACCTTGTGAACAGCCCCCTCGTTCATGCGGACATGCTTATCGCCTGGTCGGATGATTGCAAGCCGTGCTGTTGCAAGCCGTTCCCTCGCCCGCTATCGCGGCAGGCGCACGGCCCCGTAGCTCAGTTGGATAGAGCATTCGCCTTCTAAGCGAATGGTCGCAGGTTCGAATCCTGCCGGGGTCGCCAATAGAGAATGCGGCAATCGGACCAGTCGCACCGCCTTCGAATGGCTCACCATCTTGACCCGATGGACAGGGGTCCAGGCGGTCCTCTGGTTGAACGGTCATCATCCGTAAGATGCGTTCGGCCACGGCCGTGACCGGCTTATGATTACCGATATGAAGTGAGTCGTCCCTGCCGAACCGAACGGGAGCGGCCTTGGGCGAGGAACAGATGGGATTGAGGTATGTCTTGACGGCAATTGCCCCCGCATTGCCGCCAGCGTCCTGCGCCCGCGTTTCCCGCGCCTCGGCTATCGACCGGAATGACCTTGCTTCCGTGCCCTGAAGCCACCCCCTTTCGGGCCGAAGGGAGGGTCAGGCGCGAGCCTGGCCCTTTCCTTTTGTGGCGTTCATGCCGCGTCGGAGATTATCCCGGTCCCCATTATCGTCGCTCGACACCGGCTTCCCTGGCCGTCTAAGAAGACGGACATGATGAAGCTGTTCATTGGCAACAAGGCCTATTCGAGCTGGTCGCTGCGCGGCTGGCTGGCGTGCAAGCTGTCCGGCCTGCCCTTCGAGGAGGTGGTCGTCCCCCTCTATGACGAAGCCTGGGAAAAGAGGCGCGAGGGCGACGAGTTCGCGCCGTCGTCGGGCAAGGTGCCGATCCTGTGGGACGGCGACGACATCGTCGTTTGGGACAGCCTGGCGATCGTCGAATATCTGAACGAGAAGACCGGCGGCGACAAATTCTGGCCCGCCGATCCCGCCGCGCGCGCCATGGCCCGGTCCATGGCAGCGGAAATGCACAGCAGCTTCGCCGCGCTGCGCCGCGAGCACAGCATGAATATCCGCCAGATCTATCCCGCCGTTCCGCCGTCGGAAGCCGTGGCACAGGATATCGCCCGGATCATGCAGCTCTGGGCTGAGGCCCGCGCCCGCCATGGCGGCGACGGCGAATATCTGTTCGGGGCGTTCGGCGCCGCCGACCTGATGTTCGCGCCGGTCGTGACCCGCTTCATCACCTATCAGCTGCCGGTCGCCCGCTTCGCCGAAGCCTATATGCGCGCGGTCATCGCCCATCCGTGGATGCAGGAATGGATCGGCGGCGCGCAGGCGGAGGAATGGGTGATCGACAAGTTCGAAGTCCCGCCCCAGACGGCCTGAGCCGATGAGCGACAGCCCGGAGACTCGCAAGGAGGAAGCCGCCAGAATCCGCCGGCGCTGGATCACGCTGGGCGAATTGCTGGCGGTGGCCGCGGTACTCATCTCCGCCCTCACCCTTTATCTCAACTGGGCGGACAAGAAGGACGAGCGCGCCGACAAAGCGGCGCAGAGCCTCCGGGATTCCGCCCGTGCCGCCCGACTGGTACTGAATGGGCAGGCCGATGGCGACAGCCGGCTGACGCTCAAGCCGACCGATCCCGGTCAACTGGTGCAGAGCCAGACGATCCATTTCCCCACGGCGCTGGGCATCGCGCCGGTCGATACCACCGGCGAACCGCGGATCGAGGCCCGCTGGTTCGAGGACGCGCTGAAAAAAGCGCGCAATGCGGCCAAGCTGCCCGATGACAGCATCGGCGACGAGACATTGCCGGTGACAATCGTCACCCAGTTCGTCGTCAATGGCGACACGCGCAGCGACTCCGCCATCTATGCCATCGGCTATGGCATTGCCGGGAAATGGCTGTCGGGCCATCGGCTGACGCTGCGTGGCCTGTCGCTCGTCGGCCCCGCGCAAGGAGCAGGCGCCCAGGCCCAGATCGACGCCCGCTGGGCGCGCCAGACGAAGCGCTGAGCCAAGCCAGCCAACAAAAACCCGGCAGCCCCTGTGGGAGCGCCGGGCCTTCTTGCTCGTCCGGAGACGATATCGGTTTTAGCCGACGATTTCTTCGGGCTTGAAGAAATAGGCGATCTCGATCGCGGCATTTTCTTCACTGTCAGACCCGTGGACCGAATTG
This window encodes:
- a CDS encoding glutathione S-transferase family protein, which codes for MMKLFIGNKAYSSWSLRGWLACKLSGLPFEEVVVPLYDEAWEKRREGDEFAPSSGKVPILWDGDDIVVWDSLAIVEYLNEKTGGDKFWPADPAARAMARSMAAEMHSSFAALRREHSMNIRQIYPAVPPSEAVAQDIARIMQLWAEARARHGGDGEYLFGAFGAADLMFAPVVTRFITYQLPVARFAEAYMRAVIAHPWMQEWIGGAQAEEWVIDKFEVPPQTA
- the truA gene encoding tRNA pseudouridine(38-40) synthase TruA; this encodes MTRFAFTVEFDGRPFMGWQRQAHGPSVQQAIEDAILAVTGERAVIHAAGRTDAGVHGLAMRAHAEIAKEIAPFRIMEAINARLRPAPVAILACDAVPDDWHARFSCIGRSYVYRIANRRAPLTFEQGLAWRVIQPLDADAMHEAAQILVGRHDFTTFRSAHCQAESPVKSLDRLDVARDGDRIAIHAAARSFLHHQVRSMVGCLTMVGMRRWSADDLRAALEAKDRAALGLNAPPDGLYFVRAAYPGEAVL
- the fmt gene encoding methionyl-tRNA formyltransferase; translation: MRIIYMGTPDFAVPALDALVQAGHDVVAVYSQPPRPAGRGKGLRPSPVQTRAEQLGIAVHTPVSLKEAAVQGAFAALDADVAVVAAYGLILPRAVLDAPRHGCMNIHASLLPRWRGAAPIQRAILSGDNVTGVTIMDMEAGLDTGPMRAKHVTPIEDKTAGTLTAELALAGAELMVEVLDDIALHPPMAQPEEGVTYASKIDKAESRIDFARGAHQVERQVRAFNPFPGAFFEYRGERFRILAAHVEHHAGTPGEMLDDSLLIGCGHDAIRPTLIQRAGKGAMTPGELLRGYEMPAGSRIDA
- a CDS encoding queuosine precursor transporter produces the protein MNEGAVHKVDAGALGTRPLRYFDFFMAAFVAILLLSNLIGAAKLSTLGGFTFGAGILFFPLGYVLGDVLTEVYGYARARRCVWAGFAAMLFMALMSWVVVALPPAEGWPDQKAYEAVFGSTWRIVFASLCAFWAGEFANSFVLAKMKLLTQGRHLWTRTIGSTVVGQGVDSLIFYPLAFYGDWSDAQVLTVMVTNWAMKVGWEAILTPVTYAVVGFVKRREGLDVYDAGTNFTPFRASL